In Sebastes fasciatus isolate fSebFas1 chromosome 15, fSebFas1.pri, whole genome shotgun sequence, a genomic segment contains:
- the LOC141783146 gene encoding CD109 antigen-like isoform X1: protein MDGIWTLVVCVGVVCSAAPGSTQDPSKTLYLISGPEVLHAGTPTLLAVTFHADFSGRVTAEVAHGDTKVAQTEDFQGGLTRVLTLPPILGSISQNSLLNLTVRGYKEDSLIFTNTTTLSFSPRNVSTFIQTDRSRYLPGDTVRVRIVSVQLDNHPYKGRVDISVQDPSGNVVDRWESTGNLGIVLREFSLSQTPPLGQWAITTAVNGVTDARAFVVEHYEHPDFEVLLKTPSRVLVGDNLSGSVRALYPSGQPVQGTLTVSVTLASVTHNAASPFMLTQTKNIYGSTQFFFSKDVLQGISSRVHVAACVTDNSTGFKLNKTVEVRRMANAFQLTFHGFPPTLKPSLHFSTKLRISRYDRKPLRSQDRMYSAVIEVTQRISATNAENTTLTLAVPEDGNVHIKFKLQDQVGMLFIRARFQSSEETLTVYNNYSSPSGSYIQISPIDTLPAQIGSSLRIDVKGTFQPTMLNFVVSSRGQVVAAGTKTSPSFTLTPTLSWSPEACVTVYSILSDGEVASDTAHISINQHNYVSLSWSADKAQPGEQVSLTVTVIEPKSQVGIVVMGAHDDAPQADHGLKEEQECNIGMLTNTRLYKKNKPDGPKYEADALTVEKYWSLWMDDTESLLWFDTNVSDKTWTSGEITVPDGVTSLRAVALVMSDNLGLGFTPVPQKLPVSKDFSLSLDVPSYLIRGEEIVLELNVINHLEHDIEVMVLLAQSEAFEFVLARKGDVLVVNAQKLILGSHASASALFPIRPVALGQMEISVDAVSAEASDSLVWRALVKPEGVEQSFSETMFLEMEPAKPNSSRSVSFAFPPDVVPGSQRAHVALVGDILALSISNLDSLVQLPLGCGEQNMIHFAPSIYVIQYLDKSAQDHKEIRSRALGYMMEGYQRQLSYQQDDGSFSAFGASDPSGSTWLTAFVLRCFLQAQPYMQIEQSVLSRAVTWLLEHQGPQGEFREVGRLIHTEMQGGLDNGPVALTAYVLMALLEDENYMETYSRNVSLAQTYLEDKVSSGVVSNYSLCLVAYALALANSPVAGIALTELTRRADYRDGVMMWRSSAGLESHDWQPRSAQIEMASYVLLAFFKRGSLVEGIELMKWLSRQRNHLGGYGTTQDTVVALQALAYYAAFSGANAIDVRLSISDPASSFVSLFAINSTTYLTYQSQEIDADKDINLNIYMEGRGFAIFQMNVFYNLESKAFSQNLQHAKDEEAFSLEIDVVDEGDYDHMLVSICMKLKDNQVISHTGMVLLEVGMLSGFSLSPAAAAPTGLIKKVEILPEKVSLYLDSLNKSEVCIGLPIIRDYKVAHVQDAVGHLCDYYEPTRKARKTYNSDDLRNMYSCYFCGENCDDCKPGITVVVSSLLDNSMSSATCSLIYLFLGVTVFFIVV from the exons ATGGACGGGATCTGGactctggttgtgtgtgtgggagttgtGTGTTCTGCTGCGCCTGGTTCGACTCAAGACCCGTCCAA GACGTTGTATCTGATCTCAGGTCCGGAGGTGTTGCATGCTGGAACACCCACTTTGCTGGCTGTCACCTTCCATGCTGACTTCTCTGGCAGGGTGACGGCTGAGGTGGCACATGGCGACACCAAAGTTGCCCAGACAGAGGACTTCCAAGGAG GTTTGACCCGAGTCCTCACACTCCCTCCT ATTCTCGGATCTATAAGCCAGAATTCCCTCTTAAACTTGACGGTGAGGGGCTACAAAGAGGACAGTCTTATtttcaccaacaccaccaccctCAGCTTCAGCCCCAGGAATGTCTCCACCTTCATTCAAACCGACAGATCACGCTACCTACCGGGCGACACCGTCAGAGTCAGAATTGTGTCTGTACAGTTGGATAACCATCCGTACAAAGGCAGAGTGGATATTTCTGTACAG GATCCCAGCGGGAACGTCGTCGACAGGTGGGAGTCCACAGGGAATCTGGGGATTGTGTTGCGGGAATTCAGTTTATCCCAGACGCCTCCTCTCGGACAGTGGGCGATCACAACCGCAGTGAAT GGCGTGACTGATGCGAGAGCATTCGTTGTGGAGCATTACG AGCATCCTGACTTTGAAGTGCTGTTGAAGACACCTTCACGGGTCCTCGTTGGAGATAACCTATCAGGATCAGTGAGAGCACT TTACCCCAGTGGACAACCTGTACAGGGAACACTAACTGTCTCAGTCACTCTGGCGTCCGTTACGCACAATGCAGCCTCTCCATTCATGCTAACACAAACTAAAAAC ATCTATGGGTCGACACAGTTTTTCTTCAGCAAGGATGTGCTTCAAGGAATTAGCAGCCGTGTACATGTTGCTGCCTGTGTTACCGACAACTCCACAG GATTTAAACTGAACAAAACAGTTGAAGTCCGCCGCATGGCGAACGCATTCCAGCTTACGTTCCACGGTTTTCCACCGACTCTGAAGCCATCTTTACACTTCTCTACAAAA CTAAGGATCTCTAGATATGACAGAAAGCCACTCCGCTCACAGGATCGAATGTACTCTGCTGTTATTGAAGTCACTCAGAGAATATCCGCGACGAATGCCGAAAACACAACTCTGACACTCGCAGTGCCTGAGGACGGGAACGTCCACATTAAGTTTAAATTACAGGATCAAGTAGGGATGCTTTTTATTCGG GCAAGATTCCAATCCAGTGAGGAGACTCTGACTGTCTACAACAACTACTCCTCTCCTAGTGGCTCATATATTCAGATCTCCCCAATCGACACCCTACCTGCACAG ATTGGATCGTCTCTTCGGATAGATGTGAAAGGCACCTTTCAACCAACTATGCTTAACTTTGTG GTGAGCTCTAGAGGTCAAGTGGTGGCAGCTGGGACAAAAACGTCCCCATCTTTTACTCTGACCCCAACATTGTCCTGGTCCCCCGAGGCCTGTGTCACGGTCTACAGCATCCTTTCTGACGGAGAGGTCGCCAGTGACACAGCGCACATATCCATCAACCAACACAACTAT GTGTCTCTTAGTTGGAGCGCTGACAAAGCCCAGCCAGGTGAGCAAGTATCGCTCACCGTGACTGTAATAGAACCGAAATCCCAGGTGGGAATCGTGGTAATGGGGGCGCATGATGACGCTCCGCAGGCTGACCACGGCTTGAAAGAGGAGCAG GAATGTAATATTGGGATGCTGACCAATACCAGACTATATAAGAAAAACAAGCCTGATGGACCTAAATATG AAGCAGATGCCCTAACGGTAGAGAAGTACTGGAGCCTTTGGATGGACGACACTGAATCCTTGCTGTGGTTTGACACTAATGTTAG TGATAAAACATGGACAAGTGGGGAAATAACAGTGCCAGATGGCGTTACGTCTTTGAGAGCTGTTGCACTGGTGATGTCAGACAACCTGGGTTTGGGCTTCACTCCTGTGCCACAAAAG ctgcCCGTGTCCAAAGATTTTTCCTTGTCTCTGGATGTCCCATCATACCTcatcagaggagaggagatagtGCTGGAGTTGAACGTCATCAACCATTTAGAGCACGACATAGAG GTCATGGTGCTGCTAGCACAGAGTGAGGCCTTTGAGTTTGTTTTGGCTCGCAAAGGGGATGTCTTGGTGGTAAATGCCCAAAAGCTAATCTTAGGGAGCCATGCGTCTGCTTCAGCGCTGTTCCCTATAAGGCCTGTGGCTCTGGGCCAGATGGAAATATCTGTGGACGCCGTATCTGCGGAGGCCTCAGACAGCCTTGTTTGGAGAGCGCTTGTGAAG CCTGAGGGAGTTGAACAGTCCTTCTCAGAGACTATGTTCCTGGAGATGGAACCAGCGAAACCCAACAGTTCCAGATCCGTCTCCTTCGCCTTTCCACCAGATGTGGTTCCGGGCAGCCAGCGGGCCCATGTGGCATTGGTTG GTGATATCTTGGCCTTGTCCATCAGCAACTTGGATTCGCTGGTTCAGTTGCCTCTTGGTTGTGGCGAGCAGAACATGATCCACTTTGCTCCAAGTATTTATGTCATCCAGTACCTGGACAAGTCCGCCCAGGACCATAAAGAGATCAGGAGCAGGGCTCTGGGCTACATGATGGAAG GATATCAGAGACAACTGTCCTACCAACAAGATGATGGTTCATTCAGTGCTTTCGGAGCCAGCGACCCCTCTGGTAGCACATG GTTGACAGCCTTCGTGCTAAGGTGCTTCCTCCAGGCTCAGCCATACATGCAGATAGAACAGAGTGTCCTGTCTAGGGCTGTGACTTGGCTCTTGGAACACCAGGGGCCCCAGGGAGAGTTCAGAGAGGTGGGCAGGTTGATCCACACGGAGATGCAGGGAGGACTGGATAATGGTCCGGTGGCACTCACTGCCTATGTGCTGATGGCACTGCTGGAGGACGAGAACTACATG GAAACATACTCAAGGAATGTGTCCTTGGCCCAGACGTACCTGGAGGACAAAGTGTCCAGTGGAGTGGTCAGTAACTACAGCCTGTGTCTGGTGGCCTATGCTTTAGCTCTGGCTAATAGTCCTGTGGCTGGCATTGCCCTGACTGAGCTCACTAGGAGAGCTGACTACAGAG ATGGAGTCATGATGTGGAGATCCTCAGCTGGCCTGGAGTCACATGACTGGCAGCCGCGCTCAGCACAGATCGAGATGGCCTCTTACGTGCTACTGGCTTTTTTTAAGCGTGGCAGCTTGGTGGAGGGCATTGAACTCATGAAATGGTTGAGCAGGCAGAGGAACCATCTAGGAGGCTATGGGACAACACAG GACACAGTAGTTGCCCTCCAGGCTTTGGCTTATTACGCTGCCTTCAGTGGTGCCAACGCCATCGATGTCAGACTCAGCATATCTGACCCAGCATCTTCGTTTGTGTCACTATTTGCCATCAACTCCACCACCTATCTGACGTATCAGAGCCAAGAG attGATGCCGACAAAGATATAAACCTAAATATATACATGGAGGGACGAGGATTTGCAATATTTCAG ATGAATGTCTTTTACAACCTGGAGAGCAAAGCTTTTTCACAGAACCTCCAGCACGCCAAAGACGAGGAGGCTTTCTCACTAGAGATTGACGTTGTTGACGAAGGAGACTACGATCACATGCTGGTCTCTATATGCATGAA GTTAAAGGACAATCAGGTGATATCTCATACGGGCATGGTTCTACTGGAGGTGGGCATGCTCAGTGGTTTCAGTCtctctcctgcagctgctgcccCAACAGGTCTCATCAAAAAGGTGGAGATACTGCCAGAGAAAGTCAGCCTCTACCTAGATTCA CTTAACAAATCAGAGGTTTGCATCGGACTTCCAATCATCAGAGATTATAAAGTGGCCCATGTACAGGATGCCGTGGGGCACCTTTGCGACTACTATGAACCTA cGAGAAAAGCAAGAAAAACATACAACTCAGATGATCTGCGCAACATGTACTCCTGCTACTTCTGTGGTGAAAACTGTGATGACTGCAAGCCAGGAATCACTGTTGTGGTATCCTCACTGTTAGATAACTCGATGAGCAGCGCCACCTGCAGCTTAATTTACCTATTTCTCGgagttactgttttttttattgtagtcTAA
- the LOC141783146 gene encoding CD109 antigen-like isoform X2 — protein MLTQTKNIYGSTQFFFSKDVLQGISSRVHVAACVTDNSTGFKLNKTVEVRRMANAFQLTFHGFPPTLKPSLHFSTKLRISRYDRKPLRSQDRMYSAVIEVTQRISATNAENTTLTLAVPEDGNVHIKFKLQDQVGMLFIRARFQSSEETLTVYNNYSSPSGSYIQISPIDTLPAQIGSSLRIDVKGTFQPTMLNFVVSSRGQVVAAGTKTSPSFTLTPTLSWSPEACVTVYSILSDGEVASDTAHISINQHNYVSLSWSADKAQPGEQVSLTVTVIEPKSQVGIVVMGAHDDAPQADHGLKEEQECNIGMLTNTRLYKKNKPDGPKYEADALTVEKYWSLWMDDTESLLWFDTNVSDKTWTSGEITVPDGVTSLRAVALVMSDNLGLGFTPVPQKLPVSKDFSLSLDVPSYLIRGEEIVLELNVINHLEHDIEVMVLLAQSEAFEFVLARKGDVLVVNAQKLILGSHASASALFPIRPVALGQMEISVDAVSAEASDSLVWRALVKPEGVEQSFSETMFLEMEPAKPNSSRSVSFAFPPDVVPGSQRAHVALVGDILALSISNLDSLVQLPLGCGEQNMIHFAPSIYVIQYLDKSAQDHKEIRSRALGYMMEGYQRQLSYQQDDGSFSAFGASDPSGSTWLTAFVLRCFLQAQPYMQIEQSVLSRAVTWLLEHQGPQGEFREVGRLIHTEMQGGLDNGPVALTAYVLMALLEDENYMETYSRNVSLAQTYLEDKVSSGVVSNYSLCLVAYALALANSPVAGIALTELTRRADYRDGVMMWRSSAGLESHDWQPRSAQIEMASYVLLAFFKRGSLVEGIELMKWLSRQRNHLGGYGTTQDTVVALQALAYYAAFSGANAIDVRLSISDPASSFVSLFAINSTTYLTYQSQEIDADKDINLNIYMEGRGFAIFQMNVFYNLESKAFSQNLQHAKDEEAFSLEIDVVDEGDYDHMLVSICMKLKDNQVISHTGMVLLEVGMLSGFSLSPAAAAPTGLIKKVEILPEKVSLYLDSLNKSEVCIGLPIIRDYKVAHVQDAVGHLCDYYEPTRKARKTYNSDDLRNMYSCYFCGENCDDCKPGITVVVSSLLDNSMSSATCSLIYLFLGVTVFFIVV, from the exons ATGCTAACACAAACTAAAAAC ATCTATGGGTCGACACAGTTTTTCTTCAGCAAGGATGTGCTTCAAGGAATTAGCAGCCGTGTACATGTTGCTGCCTGTGTTACCGACAACTCCACAG GATTTAAACTGAACAAAACAGTTGAAGTCCGCCGCATGGCGAACGCATTCCAGCTTACGTTCCACGGTTTTCCACCGACTCTGAAGCCATCTTTACACTTCTCTACAAAA CTAAGGATCTCTAGATATGACAGAAAGCCACTCCGCTCACAGGATCGAATGTACTCTGCTGTTATTGAAGTCACTCAGAGAATATCCGCGACGAATGCCGAAAACACAACTCTGACACTCGCAGTGCCTGAGGACGGGAACGTCCACATTAAGTTTAAATTACAGGATCAAGTAGGGATGCTTTTTATTCGG GCAAGATTCCAATCCAGTGAGGAGACTCTGACTGTCTACAACAACTACTCCTCTCCTAGTGGCTCATATATTCAGATCTCCCCAATCGACACCCTACCTGCACAG ATTGGATCGTCTCTTCGGATAGATGTGAAAGGCACCTTTCAACCAACTATGCTTAACTTTGTG GTGAGCTCTAGAGGTCAAGTGGTGGCAGCTGGGACAAAAACGTCCCCATCTTTTACTCTGACCCCAACATTGTCCTGGTCCCCCGAGGCCTGTGTCACGGTCTACAGCATCCTTTCTGACGGAGAGGTCGCCAGTGACACAGCGCACATATCCATCAACCAACACAACTAT GTGTCTCTTAGTTGGAGCGCTGACAAAGCCCAGCCAGGTGAGCAAGTATCGCTCACCGTGACTGTAATAGAACCGAAATCCCAGGTGGGAATCGTGGTAATGGGGGCGCATGATGACGCTCCGCAGGCTGACCACGGCTTGAAAGAGGAGCAG GAATGTAATATTGGGATGCTGACCAATACCAGACTATATAAGAAAAACAAGCCTGATGGACCTAAATATG AAGCAGATGCCCTAACGGTAGAGAAGTACTGGAGCCTTTGGATGGACGACACTGAATCCTTGCTGTGGTTTGACACTAATGTTAG TGATAAAACATGGACAAGTGGGGAAATAACAGTGCCAGATGGCGTTACGTCTTTGAGAGCTGTTGCACTGGTGATGTCAGACAACCTGGGTTTGGGCTTCACTCCTGTGCCACAAAAG ctgcCCGTGTCCAAAGATTTTTCCTTGTCTCTGGATGTCCCATCATACCTcatcagaggagaggagatagtGCTGGAGTTGAACGTCATCAACCATTTAGAGCACGACATAGAG GTCATGGTGCTGCTAGCACAGAGTGAGGCCTTTGAGTTTGTTTTGGCTCGCAAAGGGGATGTCTTGGTGGTAAATGCCCAAAAGCTAATCTTAGGGAGCCATGCGTCTGCTTCAGCGCTGTTCCCTATAAGGCCTGTGGCTCTGGGCCAGATGGAAATATCTGTGGACGCCGTATCTGCGGAGGCCTCAGACAGCCTTGTTTGGAGAGCGCTTGTGAAG CCTGAGGGAGTTGAACAGTCCTTCTCAGAGACTATGTTCCTGGAGATGGAACCAGCGAAACCCAACAGTTCCAGATCCGTCTCCTTCGCCTTTCCACCAGATGTGGTTCCGGGCAGCCAGCGGGCCCATGTGGCATTGGTTG GTGATATCTTGGCCTTGTCCATCAGCAACTTGGATTCGCTGGTTCAGTTGCCTCTTGGTTGTGGCGAGCAGAACATGATCCACTTTGCTCCAAGTATTTATGTCATCCAGTACCTGGACAAGTCCGCCCAGGACCATAAAGAGATCAGGAGCAGGGCTCTGGGCTACATGATGGAAG GATATCAGAGACAACTGTCCTACCAACAAGATGATGGTTCATTCAGTGCTTTCGGAGCCAGCGACCCCTCTGGTAGCACATG GTTGACAGCCTTCGTGCTAAGGTGCTTCCTCCAGGCTCAGCCATACATGCAGATAGAACAGAGTGTCCTGTCTAGGGCTGTGACTTGGCTCTTGGAACACCAGGGGCCCCAGGGAGAGTTCAGAGAGGTGGGCAGGTTGATCCACACGGAGATGCAGGGAGGACTGGATAATGGTCCGGTGGCACTCACTGCCTATGTGCTGATGGCACTGCTGGAGGACGAGAACTACATG GAAACATACTCAAGGAATGTGTCCTTGGCCCAGACGTACCTGGAGGACAAAGTGTCCAGTGGAGTGGTCAGTAACTACAGCCTGTGTCTGGTGGCCTATGCTTTAGCTCTGGCTAATAGTCCTGTGGCTGGCATTGCCCTGACTGAGCTCACTAGGAGAGCTGACTACAGAG ATGGAGTCATGATGTGGAGATCCTCAGCTGGCCTGGAGTCACATGACTGGCAGCCGCGCTCAGCACAGATCGAGATGGCCTCTTACGTGCTACTGGCTTTTTTTAAGCGTGGCAGCTTGGTGGAGGGCATTGAACTCATGAAATGGTTGAGCAGGCAGAGGAACCATCTAGGAGGCTATGGGACAACACAG GACACAGTAGTTGCCCTCCAGGCTTTGGCTTATTACGCTGCCTTCAGTGGTGCCAACGCCATCGATGTCAGACTCAGCATATCTGACCCAGCATCTTCGTTTGTGTCACTATTTGCCATCAACTCCACCACCTATCTGACGTATCAGAGCCAAGAG attGATGCCGACAAAGATATAAACCTAAATATATACATGGAGGGACGAGGATTTGCAATATTTCAG ATGAATGTCTTTTACAACCTGGAGAGCAAAGCTTTTTCACAGAACCTCCAGCACGCCAAAGACGAGGAGGCTTTCTCACTAGAGATTGACGTTGTTGACGAAGGAGACTACGATCACATGCTGGTCTCTATATGCATGAA GTTAAAGGACAATCAGGTGATATCTCATACGGGCATGGTTCTACTGGAGGTGGGCATGCTCAGTGGTTTCAGTCtctctcctgcagctgctgcccCAACAGGTCTCATCAAAAAGGTGGAGATACTGCCAGAGAAAGTCAGCCTCTACCTAGATTCA CTTAACAAATCAGAGGTTTGCATCGGACTTCCAATCATCAGAGATTATAAAGTGGCCCATGTACAGGATGCCGTGGGGCACCTTTGCGACTACTATGAACCTA cGAGAAAAGCAAGAAAAACATACAACTCAGATGATCTGCGCAACATGTACTCCTGCTACTTCTGTGGTGAAAACTGTGATGACTGCAAGCCAGGAATCACTGTTGTGGTATCCTCACTGTTAGATAACTCGATGAGCAGCGCCACCTGCAGCTTAATTTACCTATTTCTCGgagttactgttttttttattgtagtcTAA